The following coding sequences are from one Caminibacter pacificus window:
- the gatC gene encoding Asp-tRNA(Asn)/Glu-tRNA(Gln) amidotransferase subunit GatC, protein MKIDEKLIQRLENLSMVEIENKEKMAKDLEEIVAFVEMLNELDTENIDATFSTLNNPTPLREDEPHKSDIIEEVLAHAPKAKDGYFIVPKIIE, encoded by the coding sequence ATGAAAATTGATGAGAAATTAATTCAAAGACTTGAAAATTTATCTATGGTAGAAATCGAAAATAAAGAAAAAATGGCAAAAGACCTTGAAGAAATCGTAGCTTTTGTGGAAATGTTAAACGAACTTGATACCGAAAATATAGACGCTACGTTTTCAACTTTAAATAATCCGACACCTCTAAGAGAAGACGAACCTCACAAAAGTGATATAATTGAAGAAGTTTTAGCTCACGCACCAAAAGCTAAAGACGGTTATTTCATTGTTCCTAAAATAATTGAATAA
- a CDS encoding AtpZ/AtpI family protein codes for MDVEKKGRVGKSVWGAEKLSLGISIVVAILMGIGLGIWMKNLFHQAWLLWLGVFWGVAAAIMNIRIEYKKLKKELDEAAKDPKYKNYKIKKEEDDILDEFGK; via the coding sequence ATGGACGTTGAAAAAAAAGGAAGAGTCGGAAAAAGCGTTTGGGGAGCTGAAAAGCTCTCTCTTGGCATTTCCATAGTCGTAGCTATTTTAATGGGAATTGGTCTTGGTATATGGATGAAAAATCTTTTTCATCAAGCTTGGCTTTTATGGCTCGGAGTGTTTTGGGGCGTGGCAGCTGCTATTATGAATATTAGAATTGAATATAAAAAACTAAAAAAAGAGCTTGACGAAGCGGCAAAAGACCCAAAATATAAAAATTACAAAATAAAAAAAGAAGAAGACGATATTTTAGATGAGTTTGGAAAGTAA
- the ruvX gene encoding Holliday junction resolvase RuvX, with protein sequence MEKIIAIDVGLKRIGAAYTPNGSVVVPLPAIIRKNRNQAARDVSNLLKEYQADILVVGIPFTNEEMQRRIKHFVTLIDFDGKIEFQDESFTSAIVEEEIKGQIKHKKDGRIDSLAAKKILESYLAKK encoded by the coding sequence ATGGAAAAAATTATTGCTATCGACGTAGGATTAAAAAGAATAGGAGCGGCTTATACTCCAAACGGCTCGGTTGTAGTCCCCTTACCTGCTATTATCAGAAAAAACAGAAACCAAGCCGCAAGAGATGTGAGTAATTTGTTAAAAGAATATCAAGCAGATATTTTGGTAGTAGGTATTCCTTTTACAAATGAAGAGATGCAAAGAAGAATAAAACATTTCGTAACTTTAATTGATTTTGACGGAAAAATAGAATTTCAAGACGAAAGTTTCACAAGCGCTATCGTAGAAGAAGAGATAAAAGGCCAAATAAAACACAAAAAAGACGGAAGAATCGACTCTCTTGCCGCTAAAAAAATTCTTGAGAGTTATTTAGCTAAAAAATAA
- a CDS encoding divergent polysaccharide deacetylase family protein: MKKKKTTKKTQPKKKTVKKTQKTSNNLILKSIVFVLILVILGLGAFLGKLIYENKETKKELAKTQINLKELQNKVSVLEKELSKPKPKAKTKPEQTTYSEIKDYEHAVKTQPPKKKEKPKPIVKLTKKPKLVIIIDDVSFKNQVKAIKSIPFAITPSFFPPNKYHPNTAIYAKEFKDYMVHVPMEAISWNKPEIHTLKTTSSYYEIYTTMVKIKKEFPNVKFINNHTGSKFTSDTASMKRLFKVLQIENMGFVDSKTTPHSKAALADKYYDIPLYSRNIFLDNKEDITYIHNQLKKAVNIAKRRGYAIAIGHPHKITFQALKSAAPILKGVQVVTIDQLYKSQNGKN; encoded by the coding sequence ATGAAAAAGAAAAAAACAACCAAAAAAACTCAACCGAAAAAGAAGACTGTAAAAAAAACACAAAAAACTTCCAATAATTTAATCTTAAAATCCATAGTTTTCGTACTTATTTTGGTAATTTTGGGACTTGGAGCTTTTCTTGGAAAACTTATTTACGAAAATAAAGAGACGAAAAAAGAACTTGCAAAAACTCAAATTAATCTAAAAGAGCTTCAAAACAAAGTTTCAGTTTTAGAAAAAGAGCTCTCAAAACCAAAACCAAAAGCAAAAACCAAACCCGAACAAACCACTTATTCTGAAATAAAAGATTACGAACACGCAGTAAAAACACAACCTCCGAAAAAAAAAGAAAAACCAAAGCCTATAGTAAAACTCACAAAAAAACCTAAACTCGTAATAATCATTGACGACGTTTCTTTTAAAAATCAGGTAAAAGCTATAAAATCAATACCTTTTGCAATAACACCTTCGTTTTTCCCGCCTAATAAATATCATCCGAATACGGCAATTTACGCAAAAGAGTTCAAAGACTATATGGTCCACGTCCCTATGGAAGCAATAAGCTGGAACAAACCCGAAATTCATACGCTAAAAACAACATCAAGTTACTATGAAATTTACACTACGATGGTGAAAATAAAAAAAGAATTTCCTAATGTAAAATTTATAAACAACCACACCGGAAGCAAATTCACCTCGGATACCGCTTCTATGAAAAGACTTTTTAAAGTACTTCAAATAGAAAATATGGGGTTTGTAGATTCAAAAACCACTCCTCATTCAAAAGCCGCACTTGCAGATAAATATTACGATATTCCGCTATATTCAAGAAACATTTTCTTAGACAACAAAGAAGACATAACCTACATCCATAATCAATTAAAAAAAGCCGTAAATATAGCAAAAAGAAGAGGTTATGCAATAGCTATAGGACACCCTCACAAAATCACTTTCCAAGCTCTAAAAAGCGCCGCTCCTATTTTAAAAGGAGTGCAAGTCGTCACAATAGACCAATTATATAAAAGTCAAAATGGAAAAAATTAA
- the minE gene encoding cell division topological specificity factor MinE: MSLFDIFKKKKSKDVAKDRLMMMLAYERANTKIENLEEMKKELIDVVKKYLHVKDVVIKTNSNQDIETLEVEIILDK; encoded by the coding sequence ATGAGTTTGTTTGATATTTTCAAAAAGAAAAAATCAAAAGACGTCGCAAAAGACAGATTAATGATGATGCTTGCATACGAAAGAGCCAATACTAAAATAGAAAACCTTGAAGAGATGAAAAAAGAGCTTATCGACGTAGTAAAAAAATATCTTCACGTAAAAGATGTCGTAATAAAAACCAATTCCAACCAAGACATCGAAACTTTGGAAGTAGAAATTATTCTTGATAAATGA
- the ilvC gene encoding ketol-acid reductoisomerase, with protein MSLPIYYDKDCDINIIRSKKVAMIGFGSQGHAHALNLRDSGVDVVVGLRPGSKSWEKAEKQGFKVLPVADAVKEADVVMILLPDEIQADVYYNEIEPNLKEGATIAFGHGFNIHFGQIKPRKDLNVIMVAPKAPGHTVRSEFVKGGGIPDLIAVYQGGEEAKKLALSYASAIGGGRTGIIETTFKDETETDLFGEQAVLCGGVTALIQAGFDTLVEAGYAPEMAYFECLHELKLIVDLLYEGGMANMRYSISNTAEYGDYVSGPRVIGEESRKAMKEILKEIQNGKFAKDFILERKAGYVRMNAERQLTENSLLEQTGKKLREMMPWITKNKIVNPDEN; from the coding sequence ATGTCATTACCAATATATTATGACAAAGATTGTGACATTAATATCATTAGAAGTAAAAAAGTTGCGATGATCGGTTTTGGTAGCCAAGGGCACGCTCACGCGCTTAATCTTAGAGACAGCGGAGTTGACGTAGTAGTAGGTTTGAGACCGGGAAGCAAATCTTGGGAAAAAGCTGAAAAACAAGGTTTTAAAGTACTTCCTGTAGCTGATGCTGTAAAAGAAGCTGATGTAGTAATGATTCTTTTACCTGATGAAATTCAAGCAGACGTATATTACAACGAAATCGAACCTAACCTAAAAGAAGGCGCTACAATCGCATTCGGTCATGGATTCAATATCCATTTCGGTCAAATCAAGCCAAGAAAAGACTTAAATGTAATTATGGTGGCTCCTAAAGCTCCGGGGCATACTGTAAGAAGCGAATTTGTTAAAGGCGGAGGAATTCCTGACTTAATCGCTGTATATCAAGGCGGTGAAGAAGCTAAAAAATTGGCTCTATCTTACGCAAGCGCTATCGGTGGCGGTAGAACGGGGATTATCGAAACTACATTCAAAGACGAAACTGAAACTGACCTATTCGGAGAGCAAGCCGTACTTTGCGGTGGTGTAACCGCTCTTATTCAAGCCGGATTCGATACACTTGTAGAAGCAGGATATGCTCCTGAAATGGCATATTTCGAGTGTCTTCACGAATTAAAACTAATCGTTGATTTATTATATGAAGGCGGAATGGCGAATATGAGATACTCAATCTCAAATACTGCCGAATACGGAGATTACGTATCAGGGCCGAGAGTAATCGGTGAAGAGAGCAGAAAAGCTATGAAAGAAATCCTAAAAGAAATCCAAAACGGAAAATTCGCAAAAGATTTCATTCTTGAAAGAAAAGCCGGATATGTAAGAATGAACGCTGAGAGACAATTAACTGAAAATAGCTTACTTGAACAAACAGGTAAAAAACTAAGAGAAATGATGCCTTGGATTACTAAAAACAAAATCGTTAATCCTGACGAAAACTAA
- the hemL gene encoding glutamate-1-semialdehyde 2,1-aminomutase has protein sequence MGIFQEAQQYIVGGVNSPVRAFKSVGGEPPFIERGEGAYIWDIEGNKYLDYIQSWGPLIFGHCDKDTQEAIIKAVKKGVSFGAPTKVEVELAKEVLELFPHLDLIRFVNSGTEATMSAIRLARGYTSKDDIIKFVGCYHGHSDSLLVSAGSGAATFGVPSSPGVPADFTKHTLLAEYNNIESVKAAFEKGDVGCVIIEPIAGNMSLVPAKKEFLEELRELCNHYGAVLILDEVMSGFRASLRGSFDIYGVEADIVTFGKVIGGGMPVGAFAGRKEIMEKLSPVGPVYQAGTLSGNPVAMSAGLAVIKKLKENPEIYKELEKKAKALMEGFEKTSKENGIDFTYNVVGSMFGFFFNPKKPENFADVDSSDTQRYAKFHNKMLNKGFYFAPSAYETGFICTPMSDSDIQNTIKAYEEIAKEI, from the coding sequence ATGGGAATTTTTCAAGAAGCACAACAATATATCGTAGGTGGTGTTAACTCTCCTGTTAGAGCATTCAAAAGCGTTGGCGGTGAGCCTCCTTTTATAGAAAGAGGAGAAGGTGCGTATATTTGGGATATAGAAGGTAATAAATATTTGGATTATATTCAAAGCTGGGGACCACTGATTTTCGGTCACTGCGATAAAGACACTCAAGAAGCGATTATAAAAGCGGTAAAAAAAGGAGTTAGTTTCGGCGCTCCTACAAAAGTGGAAGTAGAACTTGCAAAAGAGGTACTTGAGCTTTTCCCTCATCTTGATTTAATCAGATTCGTAAACAGCGGTACCGAAGCTACGATGAGCGCTATTAGACTTGCAAGAGGATATACCTCAAAAGACGATATCATCAAATTCGTAGGATGTTATCACGGTCACAGCGATAGTCTGCTTGTTAGTGCCGGCAGCGGGGCGGCAACATTCGGTGTACCAAGCTCTCCCGGAGTTCCTGCTGATTTTACAAAACATACACTACTTGCCGAATACAATAATATCGAAAGCGTAAAAGCAGCATTTGAAAAAGGTGATGTGGGATGCGTAATTATCGAACCGATTGCGGGAAATATGAGTCTTGTTCCTGCAAAAAAAGAGTTTTTGGAAGAGTTAAGAGAACTTTGTAATCATTACGGAGCCGTTTTGATTTTAGATGAAGTAATGAGCGGATTTAGAGCAAGTCTTAGAGGAAGTTTCGATATTTACGGAGTTGAAGCGGATATCGTGACATTCGGAAAAGTAATAGGAGGCGGTATGCCTGTAGGTGCTTTTGCAGGTAGAAAAGAAATTATGGAAAAACTCTCACCCGTCGGTCCTGTATATCAAGCCGGAACTCTTAGCGGAAACCCGGTAGCTATGAGTGCGGGACTTGCGGTTATTAAAAAACTAAAAGAAAACCCAGAAATTTACAAAGAGCTTGAAAAAAAAGCAAAAGCGTTAATGGAAGGTTTTGAAAAAACTTCAAAAGAAAACGGAATCGATTTTACATATAACGTTGTCGGAAGTATGTTCGGATTTTTCTTTAACCCTAAAAAACCTGAAAACTTTGCGGATGTAGATAGCAGCGATACTCAAAGATACGCAAAATTCCACAACAAAATGTTAAATAAAGGATTTTATTTCGCACCGAGTGCTTATGAGACCGGATTTATCTGTACTCCGATGAGCGATAGCGATATCCAAAATACGATAAAAGCATATGAAGAAATTGCTAAGGAAATATGA
- a CDS encoding DNA-deoxyinosine glycosylase, which translates to MEKLIHPFKPIIFDDSEILILGTFPSIKSFENNFYYSHPKNQFWDILAIIFNDKKPETIEEKIEFLKKHKIALWDSICECKRKEGNSRDDNLEIIKPCNINKLLKQYPNIKKVAVTSRTAEKVIKKHFPNINIIYLTSPSPLNARLKTHQKAEIWKKLLLST; encoded by the coding sequence GTGGAAAAATTAATTCATCCGTTCAAACCTATAATTTTCGATGATAGTGAAATTTTAATACTCGGAACTTTCCCTTCTATAAAATCGTTCGAAAACAATTTTTACTACTCTCATCCGAAAAATCAATTCTGGGATATTTTAGCGATAATATTCAATGACAAAAAACCCGAAACCATAGAAGAAAAAATAGAGTTTTTAAAAAAACACAAAATAGCTTTATGGGACTCTATATGCGAATGTAAAAGAAAAGAGGGAAACTCACGAGATGATAATCTTGAAATCATAAAACCTTGTAATATTAATAAACTTTTAAAACAATATCCGAATATAAAAAAAGTTGCCGTAACATCAAGAACGGCGGAAAAAGTCATAAAAAAACATTTTCCGAATATCAACATAATATACCTAACAAGCCCGAGTCCTCTAAATGCAAGACTAAAAACTCATCAAAAGGCGGAAATATGGAAAAAATTATTGCTATCGACGTAG
- a CDS encoding GspE/PulE family protein → MVGADLLQQGLITQEQLNKALEVKKQHPSKKLLDILYDLKYISKDIFLKELSKELEIPYVDNLNEIRLRDIKIPINVLKQTRAVPVEVKYDKVVIAMEDPLNWNAQAYFKRLFPDKKLEFVLAHKEDIEKVLKLIENKYQISQIINDIKKELKGEDVVAGHQTAIMRLIIYIIKNAIERKASDIHIEAEEEGAIVRIRIFGTLYEFLDFDDDVFNAIASRIKLEAGMDVSEKRKPQDGAFSLEFNGNKFDFRVSTLPTVWGESIVIRILDKRNILKKLDDIGISDKNLQLLRQGLSKPNGIFLVTGPTGSGKSTTLYASINELVGVETKLITVEDPVEYKLRGIQQVQVNPKAGFTFADALRSILRQDPDKIMIGEIRDLETLEIAIKAALTGHLVLSTLHTNDSVSAINRMIDMGAEPYMVGASLIGVEAQRLVKTNCKYCIEEYKPSEAYLEPIKHLLPKNVKFYRGKGCEKCNMTGFAGRTLITEIFLNDEKLEGMIAKNKERVEILDYLKSHKGFKNMFYDGLVKAAKGITPLEEIYKVAKP, encoded by the coding sequence TTGGTAGGAGCGGACTTATTACAACAAGGACTTATAACGCAAGAACAACTTAATAAAGCACTTGAAGTTAAAAAACAACATCCGAGTAAAAAACTTCTTGATATTTTATATGACCTCAAATATATTTCAAAAGACATTTTTTTAAAAGAACTTTCAAAAGAACTTGAAATTCCTTATGTTGATAATCTGAATGAAATCAGATTAAGAGACATAAAAATTCCTATTAACGTTTTAAAACAAACAAGAGCTGTTCCTGTTGAAGTTAAATACGATAAAGTCGTTATAGCCATGGAAGATCCTCTGAATTGGAATGCTCAAGCTTATTTTAAAAGACTTTTTCCGGATAAAAAATTAGAATTCGTATTGGCTCATAAAGAAGATATCGAAAAGGTTTTGAAACTTATAGAAAATAAATATCAGATTTCTCAAATTATTAACGACATTAAAAAAGAACTAAAAGGTGAGGATGTAGTTGCAGGTCATCAGACCGCTATTATGCGCTTGATTATATATATCATAAAAAACGCAATTGAAAGAAAAGCGAGTGATATTCATATAGAAGCGGAAGAAGAAGGAGCGATTGTCAGAATTAGGATTTTCGGTACTTTATATGAATTTTTAGATTTTGATGATGACGTATTTAACGCAATCGCTTCAAGGATAAAACTTGAAGCCGGAATGGACGTAAGTGAAAAAAGAAAACCTCAAGACGGTGCTTTTTCTCTTGAATTTAACGGAAATAAGTTCGATTTTAGGGTTTCTACCTTGCCGACCGTTTGGGGTGAGAGTATCGTTATTAGGATTTTAGATAAAAGAAATATTCTTAAAAAGCTTGATGATATAGGAATAAGCGATAAAAATCTCCAACTTTTAAGACAAGGCCTTTCAAAACCGAACGGAATTTTTCTTGTAACGGGACCTACGGGAAGCGGTAAATCTACTACTTTATATGCTTCTATTAACGAACTTGTAGGAGTTGAAACGAAACTTATTACCGTTGAAGACCCGGTGGAGTATAAACTTAGAGGAATTCAGCAAGTTCAGGTAAATCCGAAAGCAGGATTTACTTTTGCCGATGCTTTAAGAAGTATCTTAAGACAAGACCCGGATAAGATAATGATAGGGGAGATTAGGGACCTTGAAACTTTAGAAATTGCAATTAAAGCCGCATTAACCGGGCATTTAGTATTATCTACACTTCATACCAACGATTCTGTTAGTGCGATAAATAGGATGATTGATATGGGAGCGGAGCCTTATATGGTGGGGGCTTCTTTAATCGGAGTGGAAGCTCAAAGACTTGTAAAGACGAATTGTAAATATTGTATAGAAGAGTATAAACCGAGCGAAGCGTATTTGGAGCCTATTAAACACCTTTTACCTAAGAACGTAAAATTTTACAGAGGAAAAGGGTGTGAAAAATGTAATATGACCGGTTTTGCCGGTAGAACTCTTATAACCGAAATTTTTTTAAATGATGAAAAACTTGAAGGTATGATTGCAAAAAACAAAGAAAGAGTTGAGATATTAGACTATTTAAAGTCTCATAAAGGTTTTAAAAATATGTTTTATGACGGACTAGTAAAAGCTGCAAAAGGAATAACTCCATTAGAAGAAATCTATAAGGTGGCAAAACCATGA
- a CDS encoding type II secretion system F family protein, producing MKYYKITFFYKGKQAETIIKALNKSEAIIDAKKLKKGLLVKVEEVPMPFEERLKVFKDIVKTKVLRKKLNYPSYISSIRQLAVLIKAGISLKDALEDIGNNTKDPLVKELFLYAADAIDSGKSLTDAFAEYEEYVGGISLAMVRLGEQTGDLVMALESLADIYENMYENRRKMVKALRYPIITLVAIAVAFVFLILLVVPKFKAMFEQLHAQLPLPTRILLGIEKILTEYGLYVLIGFIVTVVLIIFFYKTSISFKRKVDALLLKTYLINKIIEYASLHRFLLTLASLLRSGIPLLDALKISEGIISNEVIKDKIKHIIKGINQGRSFTEMLKEVDLVNFVALRMISAGEESGELDVMLQNAAKYYEDRFQDIIDNMQASIEPIMLTIIGGLVLLIALGIFLPMWDLANAARNIG from the coding sequence ATGAAGTACTATAAAATAACGTTTTTTTATAAAGGAAAACAGGCGGAGACAATTATAAAAGCATTAAATAAGTCCGAAGCGATAATCGATGCTAAAAAATTAAAAAAAGGACTACTTGTAAAAGTTGAAGAAGTTCCAATGCCTTTTGAAGAGAGGTTAAAAGTTTTTAAGGATATCGTTAAAACTAAAGTTTTAAGAAAAAAACTTAATTACCCTTCTTATATAAGTTCGATTAGGCAGCTTGCGGTTTTGATTAAGGCGGGTATTTCTTTAAAAGACGCTTTGGAAGATATAGGTAACAACACAAAAGACCCGTTAGTAAAAGAGCTATTTTTATATGCTGCGGATGCAATAGACAGTGGTAAAAGTTTAACGGATGCTTTTGCCGAATATGAAGAATATGTAGGTGGGATTTCACTTGCAATGGTTAGGTTAGGGGAGCAAACCGGGGATTTGGTGATGGCTCTTGAATCGTTAGCTGATATATATGAAAATATGTATGAAAACAGACGTAAAATGGTAAAAGCATTGCGTTATCCGATTATTACATTAGTAGCTATTGCTGTGGCATTTGTTTTTTTGATTTTATTAGTTGTGCCTAAATTTAAAGCTATGTTTGAGCAACTTCACGCTCAACTACCTCTTCCTACTAGAATTTTATTGGGTATAGAAAAAATCTTGACCGAATACGGACTTTACGTATTAATAGGTTTTATAGTTACGGTTGTTTTAATTATTTTCTTTTATAAAACCTCAATTTCATTCAAAAGAAAAGTTGATGCGCTTTTACTTAAAACATATCTTATAAATAAGATTATAGAATACGCTTCGTTACATAGATTTTTGCTTACTTTAGCTTCATTGTTAAGATCCGGTATTCCGCTTTTAGACGCTTTGAAAATTAGTGAGGGTATTATTTCCAATGAAGTTATTAAAGATAAAATCAAACATATTATAAAAGGTATTAATCAAGGTAGAAGTTTTACGGAGATGTTAAAAGAGGTCGATTTGGTAAATTTCGTAGCTCTTAGAATGATAAGTGCGGGTGAAGAGTCGGGGGAACTTGACGTTATGCTTCAAAACGCCGCAAAATATTATGAAGACAGATTCCAAGATATTATCGACAATATGCAAGCTTCAATCGAACCTATAATGCTAACTATTATCGGTGGTTTGGTGCTTTTAATCGCTCTTGGTATTTTCTTACCGATGTGGGATTTGGCAAACGCCGCGAGAAATATCGGCTAA
- the minD gene encoding septum site-determining protein MinD, whose amino-acid sequence MGTVITITSGKGGVGKSTTTANIATALALRGKKVVAVDFDIGLRNLDMILGLENRIVYDVVDVMEGKCNLSQAIIKDKRTQNLHFLPASQTKDKTVLDKQKVEKLINDLKEKFDYILIDSPAGIESGFEHSIYLADRALVVTTPEISAVRDADRVIGIIDAKSKKAQEGEEVQKHIIINRLKPELVEKGEMLSVEDVLHILALPLIGVVPDDEDIVKSTNLGEPIVLNEKSLVGEAFRRIARRIEGEDVEFLDLKSKKGFLDKLKGLFK is encoded by the coding sequence TTGGGTACTGTTATTACTATTACGAGTGGAAAAGGCGGTGTCGGGAAATCAACTACAACCGCAAATATTGCAACGGCTCTTGCTTTAAGAGGTAAAAAAGTAGTTGCGGTGGATTTTGATATCGGTCTTAGAAACTTAGATATGATATTAGGACTTGAAAACAGAATCGTTTACGACGTTGTGGACGTAATGGAAGGAAAATGCAACCTTTCTCAAGCGATTATAAAAGACAAAAGAACCCAAAACCTACACTTTTTGCCTGCAAGCCAAACAAAAGACAAAACCGTACTTGACAAACAAAAAGTTGAAAAATTAATTAACGACCTAAAAGAAAAATTCGATTATATCCTTATCGACTCGCCTGCCGGAATCGAAAGCGGTTTTGAACACTCCATATATCTTGCCGACAGAGCGCTTGTGGTAACAACTCCTGAAATCAGTGCGGTAAGAGATGCCGATAGAGTAATAGGAATTATCGATGCAAAAAGTAAAAAAGCCCAAGAAGGCGAAGAAGTACAAAAGCATATCATCATCAACAGACTAAAACCGGAACTCGTAGAAAAAGGCGAAATGCTAAGCGTTGAAGACGTGCTTCATATTTTGGCGTTACCTTTAATAGGTGTCGTTCCTGATGACGAAGATATAGTAAAATCAACAAACTTAGGAGAACCTATCGTACTAAACGAAAAATCTCTTGTCGGAGAAGCGTTTAGAAGAATCGCAAGAAGAATCGAAGGTGAAGATGTTGAATTTTTGGATCTGAAAAGCAAAAAAGGTTTTCTTGATAAATTAAAAGGACTATTCAAATGA
- a CDS encoding DNA-processing protein DprA, with protein sequence MEKIKYLDFELFYKGDLSLLQKPKIAIVGSRKATKYSRDMTKLLAKKLSSKFTIVSGGALGIDTHAHQGAYPNTIMVSPFSLDIFYPKTNENLIKDMQKNALVISEYEKKYLPRKYSFVQRNRIIVAISDFLIIAEAEKNSGSMRSFEWAQQYGKKVFVLPHRINESSGTRYLAATNQAEVIWDIDEFCDNLGVKSDEKILTLNDALKKYGSILYEMELEGKVEIKNGKVYFNG encoded by the coding sequence ATGGAAAAAATTAAATATTTAGACTTCGAGCTTTTCTATAAAGGAGATTTATCTCTTTTGCAAAAACCCAAAATAGCAATCGTCGGAAGTAGAAAAGCTACAAAATATTCAAGAGATATGACAAAACTACTTGCAAAAAAACTCTCTTCAAAATTCACAATAGTTAGCGGAGGAGCTCTTGGAATAGATACCCATGCACATCAAGGAGCATATCCCAATACCATAATGGTTTCTCCCTTTTCTCTTGATATTTTTTATCCCAAAACAAACGAAAACCTTATAAAAGATATGCAAAAAAATGCTCTTGTAATCTCAGAATATGAAAAAAAGTATCTCCCAAGAAAATACAGCTTCGTACAAAGAAACAGAATAATTGTAGCGATAAGTGATTTTTTAATTATAGCCGAAGCCGAAAAAAACAGCGGAAGTATGAGAAGTTTCGAGTGGGCTCAACAATACGGAAAAAAAGTTTTCGTACTTCCTCATAGAATCAACGAAAGCAGCGGTACAAGATATCTCGCCGCTACGAATCAAGCCGAAGTTATTTGGGATATTGATGAATTTTGTGATAATTTAGGTGTAAAAAGCGATGAAAAAATATTAACCCTAAACGATGCTTTAAAAAAATACGGTTCTATTTTGTATGAAATGGAACTTGAAGGAAAAGTGGAAATAAAAAACGGAAAAGTATATTTTAATGGGTAA